A window of Thermoproteus sp. genomic DNA:
TTAATATCCTCACGAGCGTCGTCTTGCCGGCCCCGTTGGGGCCCAATATGGACACAACCCGCCCGCCCTCAACCGAGAAGGTCACGTCCCTAAGGGCCCAGACCTCTCCGAACTTCTTGCTTAGGTTCTCGACGACGATCATAGAGGCATCGAGACTTGACTAAATATAGATTGTGGGTTGCCCGCCGACTTCTGCAGTGACCTCGACGTCGACACCTCTATAGGTCGACCTCACCACCACCTTCACATACAATGGCGAGATTAACGCCCTTATCTTTTCGGCTATATCTACGGCGAGCTCTTCGTGGAGAATCTCGACGCCTCTATAGCCCTCCAGGATCTTTTGAAACTCCTCTATCAGCAGGGCCGCCTCCCTCGGCACGTATTCGACCTCCACTATATATTCGTCGACAGTCTTGCTTATAGGGCAGACGGCCTCGGCCCTGCCTTTGAGCTTCACCCTAGACGGCCTTTTGGACAGTCTCAACGCCACGCAGAGAGGCGCGGGCCCCCTAAATAAAAGTTCCCGTAGCGGCTACACCTCGCGGGAGACCTTCAGGGCCTCGACGTACAGCCTCCTAAAGGCCTGCGAGCGCGGAGGCACCCTGCTGTTTAGGACCACCCACGCGTTCACCAACGCCCTATACTCGAAGCTGGCCTTAATGCGGCCTAAAAAGTCGGCGAAGCCGTCGAGCGCGGGGAAGCCCGTAGCTTTAAGAAACTCGTAAAGTTCTCTAAG
This region includes:
- a CDS encoding NADPH-dependent 7-cyano-7-deazaguanine reductase yields the protein MALRLSKRPSRVKLKGRAEAVCPISKTVDEYIVEVEYVPREAALLIEEFQKILEGYRGVEILHEELAVDIAEKIRALISPLYVKVVVRSTYRGVDVEVTAEVGGQPTIYI